A single window of Agelaius phoeniceus isolate bAgePho1 chromosome 16, bAgePho1.hap1, whole genome shotgun sequence DNA harbors:
- the MARF1 gene encoding meiosis regulator and mRNA stability factor 1: MMEGNRTENLCNRSLGWLQRQENDAKPWLWKLSDCFSAAEKALPCSAKTKDYMENKKAAVELKDAPSPHAGSKLFPAVPLPDVHPLQQQQLQLSPGPKVSCCAHGSDSSCTPQMHCGGGGGGNLIHPGTILDSKSTGTITCQVGSGFAYQSASSLKNPPARSNLAGISSEFSGMCVENSVSSCQHLACCGKLHFQPCHGNVHKLHQFPALPSCPSSSGYFPCPEFTAGAAGHLDEHGSQPELPPRVCANPLHLNVVPPVCLKGSHYCTDCLSKPTRNSLADAAKIWPNIPPPSAQTAPVPIPICNGCGTKGAGNEKSLILASSLGKSPQKYGSPEVAVTGQVLENLPPIGVFWDIENCSVPSGRSAVAVVQRIREKFFKGHREAEFICVCDISKENKEVIEELNNCQVTVAHINATAKNAADDKLRQSLRRFADTHTAPATVVLVSTDVNFALELSDLRHRHGFRIILVHKNQASEALLHHAHELICFEEFISDLPPRLPLKMPACHTLLYVYNLPTNRDSKSVSNRLRRLSDNCGGKVLSISGSSAILRFLNQESAERARKRMENEDVFGNRIVVSFTPKNKELNETKSSSFVGTDKVKSPKKVNKSTKLCLLNKDSNDQSAGTKGSAGRGFQVHGSVIKPTNVKSLQELCRLESKNVSRNTENQQERLREQIPSPQSNSNAAVSVSLATKKMGAGESSSKNSQKKETSASRSITNSPVDKKDKDETVFQVSYPSAFSKLTASRQLSPLLMSQSCWSSRSMSPNLSNRSSPLTFNVVNHTSGTDCPDPFANGADIQISNIDYRLSRKELQQNLQEIFSRHGKVKSVELSPHTDYQLKAMVQMENLQEAISAVNSLHRYKIGSKRIQVSLATGAASKSLSLLSSEAMSILQDAPACCLPVFKFIEIYEKKFGRKLVVSDLYRLTDTVAIRDQGSGRLVCLLPSSQARQSPLGSSQSHDGSSANCSPIIFEELEYHEPVCKQHCLNKDFIEHEFDPDSYRIPFVVLSLKTFAPQVHSLLQTHEGTVPLLSFPDCYMSEFNDLEMVPEGQGGVPLEHLITCVPGVNIATAQNGIKVIKWIHNKPPPPTADPWLLRSKSPVGNPQLIQFSREVIDLLKSQPSCVIPVSKFIPTYHHHFAKQCRVSDYGYSKLMELLEAVPHVLQILGMGSKRLLTLTHRAQVKRFTQDLLKLLKSQASKQVIVREFLQAYHWCFSKDWDVTEYGVCELADIISEIPDTTICLSQQDNEMVICIPKRERTQEEIERTKQFSKEVVDLLRHQPHFRMPFNKFIPCYHHHFGRQCKLAYYGFTKLLELFEAIPDVLLVLECGEEKILALTEVEQVKAVAAQLVKLLRAQKDNSLLLAELLPEYSRTFGYALRLHDFDVSSVPALMQKLCHVVKVVDTESGKQIQLINRKSLRTLTAQLLVLLMSWDGTSLLSVEQLKQHYETVHNTSLNPCEYGFMTLTELLKSLPYLVEVFTNGAAEEYVKLTNLYVFAKNVRSLLHTYHYQQIFLHEFPVAYSKYTGEVLQPKAYGCNNLEELLGAIPQVVWIKGHGHKRIVVLKNDMKTRFSSPSFPPADHVDDHGNQPADNNGHIMETQGSTSSMELNLGGPSNVSNQTEQELLCLTNTSPVDLLCEPVPSCLPSPQLRPDPVVLESADLIQFEERPAPLPEIMILTEEEKQTIVTTAQEKLISGSVVSDTTENASVPPCQSSETQVNKEATDSPAKKQHKNKVKLAANFSLAPVTKL, translated from the exons ATGATGGAAGGAAACAGGACGGAGAACCTCTGCAATAGATCCTTGGGATGGCTTCAGAGACAAGAGAATGATGCTAAGCCATGGCTCTGGAAGCTTTCTGATTGCttttctgctgctgagaaggcTTTGCCTTGTAGTGCAAAAACG AAAGATTACATGGAGAACAAGAAAGCTGCTGTAGAATTGAAGGATGCTCCATCTCCTCATGCCGGCTCTAAATTGTTTCCAGCAGTGCCGCTTCCCGATGTTCATCCTCTTCAGCAACAGCAACTACAGCTTTCTCCTGGCCCCAAAGTAAGCTGCTGTGCTCATGGCTCTGACTCTTCTTGCACTCCACAAATGCattgtggtggtggtggaggtGGGAACCTGATTCACCCTGGCACAATATTAGACTCAAAAAGCACTGGGACGATAACTTGTCAAGTAGGGTCGGGATTTGCTTATCAGTCTGCATCTTCACTGAAGAACCCTCCAGCTAGAAGCAATTTGGCAGGAATTTCCAGTGAGTTCTCTGGTATGTGTGTAGAAAACAGTGTATCTTCCTGTCAGCATCTGGCCTGTTGTGGAAAACTCCATTTCCAGCCGTGTCACGGTAACGTGCACAAGCTGCATCAGTTCCCAGCCCTGCCGAGCTGCCCATCCTCCTCTGGCTATTTCCCCTGTCCCGAGTTCAccgcgggggctgcggggcacTTGGACGAGCACGGGTCACAGCCGGAGCTGCCGCCACGCGTGTGCGCCAACCCTCTGCACCTAAACGTGGTGCCCCCCGTGTGTCTGAAGGGCTCTCACTACTGCACTGACTGCTTGAGCAAG CCAACCAGGAACAGCCTAGCTGATGCTGCTAAAATCTGGCCAAATATTCCTCCTCCAAGTGCACAGACTGCACCTGTTCCTATCCCAATCTGTAATGGCTGTGGAACCAAAGGAGCAGGAAATGAGAAGAGTTTGATACTGGCAAGCAGCCTTGGCAAATCACCACAGAAATATG GGTCCCCAGAAGTTGCAGTAACAGGCCAAGTTCTGGAAAATTTGCCCCCCATTGGAGTCTTCTGGGATATTGAGAACTGCTCAGTTCCCAGTGGCCGTTCAGCTGTGGCAGTTGTGCAGAGGATTCGGGAGAAGTTTTTTAAAGGTCACAGAGAGGCAGAATtcatctgtgtgtgtgacatcagtaaagaaaataaagaagttaTTGAGGAACTAAACAACTGCCAG GTGACTGTTGCACACATCAATGCTACAGCCAAGAATGCTGCTGATGACAAACTCAGACAGAGTCTGAGGAGATTTGCTGATACACACACTGCACCTGCCACTGTGGTTCTTGTGTCAA CCGATGTGAACTTTGCTTTGGAACTGAGTGACCTGAGACATCGCCATGGTTTCCGAATCATTTTGGTACATAAAAACCAAGCTTCAGAAGCACTCTTACATCATGCCCATGAACTTATTTGTTTTGAAGAGTTTATTTCAGACTTGCCACCAAGGTTACCACTGAAAATGCCG GCCTGTCATACACTGTTATATGTCTATAATCTGCCAACAAACAGAGACAGCAAAAGTGTCAGCAATCGCCTGCGGCGTCTGTCAGACAACTGCGGGGGGAAGGTGCTGAGCATCTCTGGGAGCAGCGCAATTCTCCGCTTCCTGAACCAGGAGAGCGCGGAACGGGCGCGGAAGCGAATGGAAAATGAGGATGTTTTTGGAAACAGGATTGTAGTGTCTTTCACTCCCAAAAACAAAGAACTCAATGAAACAAAAAGCTCCAGCTTTGTGGGAACTGACAAGGTCAAGTCTCCCAAAAAAGTTAACAAGAGCACGAAGTTGTGCCTCCTCAACAAAGATTCAAATGATCAGTCTGCTGGTAccaaaggctctgctgggaggggaTTCCAGGTTCATGGATCTGTCATCAAACCCACAAATGTCAAAAGTTTACAG GAGCTGTGCCGCCTCGAATCAAAGAATGTCAGTAGAAATACTGAAAACCAGCAAGAACGTTTAAGAGAACAAATTCCTTCTCCTCAGAGTAACTCCAATGCAGCAGTTTCCGTGTCTCTGGCAACCAAAAAAATGGGAGCAGGAGAATCATCCTCCAAAAATAGTCAGAA AAAAGAGACCTCTGCTTCCAGGAGCATTACCAATTCCCCTGTAGATAAAAAAGATAAAGATGAAACTGTATTTCAGGTCAGCTATCCCTCTGCTTTCAGTAAGTTGACGGCTTCAAGACAGCTCAGTCCTTTACTCATGTCTCAGAGTTGCTGGTCATCTCG GAGTATGTCTCCCAACCTTTCAAATAGATCATCTCCACTCACATTCAATGTAGTGAATCATACCAGTGGTACAGACTGCCCTGATCCCTTTGCAAATGGTGCAGACATTCAGATCAGCAACATAGATTACAGATTGTCCAGAAAAGAGTTGCAGCAAAATTTACAAGAAATCTTCTCAAGACATGGAAAG gTAAAAAGTGTGGAGCTCAGTCCCCACACAGACTACCAGCTGAAGGCTATGGTTCAGATGGAGAATCTGCAAGAAGCCATCAGTGCTGTCAACAGTCTGCACAGATACAAAATTGGCAGTAAGAGGATCCAGGTCTCATTAGCAACAGGAGCTGCTAGTAAATCACTCTCTCTGCTTAG CTCAGAAGCAATGTCCATTCTGCAGGATGCACCTGCTTGTTGCTTGCCTGTGTTCAAATTCATAGAAATCTATGAAAAAAA GTTTGGCCGTAAGCTGGTTGTGTCGGACCTGTACAGACTGACGGACACTGTGGCCATCCGTGACCAGGGCAGTGGCCGGCTCGTgtgcctcctgcccagcagccaggccaggcagaGCCCCCTGGGATCCTCCCAGTCGCACGATGGCTCCTCAGCCAACTGTAGCCCAATAATATTTGAAGAGTTGGAATATCACGAGCCTGTTTGTAAGCAGCATTGCCTGAATAAAGACTTTAT TGAACATGAGTTTGATCCAGATTCTTATAGAATTCCTTTCGTGGTTTTGTCTCTGAAGACATTTGCTCCCCAAGTTCACAGTCTTCTACAGACACATGAGGGTACTGTGCCTTTACTAAG TTTTCCTGATTGTTACATGTCAGAGTTCAATGATCTTGAAATGGTGCCAGAAGGCCAAGGTGGTGTTCCCTTAGAACATCTGATTACCTGTGTTCCTGGAGTTAACATTGCCACTGCCCAAAATGGCATTAAAGTTATCAAATGGATACATAACAAACCACCACCTCCTACTGCAg ATCCTTGGCTCCTGCGTTCCAAGAGCCCTGTAGGTAATCCCCAGCTCATTCAGTTCAGTCGAGAAGTGATAGATCTGCTCAAAAGCCAACCATCCTGTGTCATCCCTGTCAGCAAATTCATCCCAACCTACCATCACCACTTTGCCAAGCAATGCAGAGTGTCTGACTATGGCTATTCCAAATtaatggagctgctggaagcagtgCCTCATGTGCTGCAG ATTCTGGGCATGGGTTCCAAACGCTTGCTAACGCTGACACACAGAGCTCAGGTGAAGCGCTTCACTCAAGATTTACTGAAGCTGCTCAAGTCCCAGGCCAGCAAGCAAGTTATTGTGAGGGAATTCTTGCAGGCTTATCACTG GTGTTTCTCTAAGGATTGGGATGTTACTGAGTATGGAGTGTGTGAACTAGCTGATATTATATCAGAAATTCCAGATACAACCATCTGTTTGTCACAGCAAGACAATGAAATGGTGATTTGTATTCCTAAAAGAG agcGTACTCAGGAGGAAATTGAAAGAACCAAGCAGTTTTCCAAGGAGGTGGTGGATCTGCTGCGGCACCAGCCCCATTTCCGAATGCCCTTCAATAAATTTATTCCATGTTACCACCACCACTTTGGGCGCCAGTGCAAGCTCGCTTACTATGGGTTTACAAAACTACTTGAACTCTTTGAAGCCATACCAGATGTCTTACTT GTGCTGGAGTGTGGGGAGGAGAAGATCCTGGCGCTGACAGAGGTGGAGCAGGTGAAGGCAGTGGCTGCCCAGCTGGTGAAGCTGCTGCGGGCACAGAAGGAcaattccctgctgctggcagagctgctgcccgaGTACAGCCGCACCTTCGGCTACGCCCTGCGCCTGCACGACTTCGACGTCAGCTCCGTGCCAGCCCTCATGCAGAAACTCTGCCACGTTGTGAAG GTGGTTGACACAGAATCTGGCAAGCAAATTCAGCTGATAAATAGAAAATCTCTGCGGACTCTGACTGCCCAGCTGCTGGTCTTGCTGATGTCCTGGGATGGAACATCCTTGCTCTCTGTTGAGCAGCTTAAGCAACATTATGAAACAGTCCACAATACTTCACTTAATCCATGTGAATATGGATTTATGACCTTAACTGAACTCCTGAAGAGTCTGCCTTACTTGGTTGAG GTTTTTACCAATGGTGCAGCAGAAGAATATGTCAAGCTTACAAACCTGTATGTTTTTGCAAAGAATGTGAGGTCCTTACTTCACACCTACCATTATCAGCAAATTTTTCTTCATGAGTTCCCAGTAGCATACAGCAAATACACAGGAGAAGTGCTGCAGCCTAAAGCATATGGATGCAATAATTTAGAAGAGCTCTTGGGAGCAATTCCACAG GTGGTCTGGATTAAAGGACATGGCCATAAGAGAATTGTAGTCCTGAAGAATGATATGAAAA CTCGTTTTAGCTCACCTAGTTTTCCCCCTGCTGATCATGTAGATGATCATGGAAATCAACCTGCTGACAATAATGGACATATTATGGAGACCCAAGGATCCACTTCCTCAATGGAACTAAATCTAGGAGGGCCTAGCAATG TTTCTAATCAAACAGAGcaggaacttctttgcctcacaAACACATCTCCTGTTGATCTCCTGTGTGAGCCAGTCCCTTCCTGCCTGCCATCTCCCCAGCTGAGACCTGACCCCGTGGTTCTTGAGTCTGCAGACCTCATTCAGTTTGAGGAACGCCCTGCACCCCTCCCAG AGATAATGATTttaacagaagaagaaaaacagacaaTTGTTACCACTGCTCAAGAAAAGCTGATCTCTGGTTCTGTGGTGTCTGACACCACAGAGAATGCTTCAGTGCCTCCCTGCCAGTCCTCTGAAACCCAAGTAAACAAAGAAGCAACGGACAGCCCAGCCAAAAAGCAACACAAAAACAAGGTCAAATTGGCAGCAAACTTCTCACTTGCACCTGTAACTAAGCTTTAA